The genomic interval TCGAAAAGACGGTCGGAGAGACGGTGGAGAAGACGGTGGAAGAGAAGGTCGGAGAGACGGTGGAGAAGACGGTCGACGAGACGGTCGACGAGACGGTGGAGGAGAAGGTCGGAGAGACGGTGGAGAAGACGGTCGAGGAGACAGTCGACGAAACGGTCGGTGAGACGGTGGAGAAGACCGTGGAGAAGACGATGGAGGAGAAGGTCGGAGAGACGGTTGAAGAGGCGGTCGAACGCTCCGTCGGCGAACAACTCGGCGAGGGTGGAGAGGGTACGGACCCCGACGCCGAATCCGATGGCAACGTCACCGCGGTGAGCGGCGACTTCGATCGCGACCCTGATGATGACTCCGAGGGCGATTCCGAGAGCGACTCCGAGGAAGACGAAGACGATCAGTCGGCCGACGCCTGACCACGAGAGAACAAGGTCTTAGGGGTGGGCACAGTAGTATAGATACCTATGGTCGAGCTACTCCTTCTCATCGGTGTGGTCGTTTCGATGTTCGTCGGCTACAATATCGGGGGGTCAACGACGGGCCCCGCATTCGGACCGGCGGTCGGCGCCGGCGCGGTGTCGAAGTCGACCGCGGCCGCGCTGATGACGACGTTCTTCTTCATTGGCGCGTGGACGATCGGCAGACGAGTCGTCGATACGCTCGGCTCCGACCTAGTCACGTCGTCGGGCGTGTTCACGTTGGAGACGAGTATCGGCGTCCTGTTTTTCATCGGATTGGCGCTGTTCGTAGGCAACGTCTTCGGGGTCCCCGCGTCGACATCGATGACCGCCGTGGGAGCGATCGCCGGGTTGGGCGTCGCGAACAACGCGCTCGACTGGGCGGTCATGGGCGGGATCGTGATCTGGTGGGTCGTTGCGCCGGTCATCGGCTTCTGGGTGTCGCTGATCATCGGCCGCTACTTCTACGCTCGACTCGACGGCATGCTGGCGATGGGCCAAACCGAGGGCGCGGTACTCGACGTCGACCGAACGGACGGAGTCATCCCGAGCGTGTCTATCAACGACGACGCGAGTCGCCGGGAAGCGATCGGGGTCGCGGCAGTCATCGTGATCGGCTGTCTGATGGCGTTCAGTTCGGGGACGAGCAACATTGCCAACGCCATCGCGCCGCTGGTCGGCGCAGGTGCGCTGGAAATGAACCCCGGTATCATCATCGGCGGGTTGGCCGTCGGGGTCGGCTCGTTCACGATCGCCCGCCGAACGCTCGACACGATGGGCAGCGACATCACCGAGCTCCCGCTGACGGCAGCCATCATCGTGGCGACGGTGTCGGCGGCGCTTGTCGTGTTCCTCTCGTTCATCGGCATTCCCGCGAGCTTCGTGGTCATCGCCACGATGTCGATCATCGGGCTGGGGTGGGGACGCGCGACCCGACCGATCACCGTCTCGGACGCCGTTAGGGGTGAGGCCGACGAGACGCCGCCGGTGTCCGTCCACGCCCTCGCTGCCGACGGCGACGGGGAGTCCGCCCCGCCGATCGGCGAGGAGGACCCGGCGGACATCCCGTCACCCGGCGAGCTATTCGATCCCGCGACGACCGCTCGCGTCGTCGTCATGCAGAACGTCGTCCCGCTCATCTCGACGGTCGGCGCCTTCCTCACCTTCCGGTACGCGCCGTTCTTCTGACCGGAACCGCCAGCTTTCGGCAAGCCTAAAAACCTCCGGCGATAGCGACTGGTATGGACCAACGGTCGTACGACTTGGACGACGTGAGTGTCGTCATGGGGGCGTACAACGAAGCGGAGGCGATCGGCCCGGTGCTCGACGACATCGAGGCGGCGACGGACGGCCGCGCCGAGGTCGTCGTGGTCGACAGTTCCGACGACGGAACCGGCGACATCGCCCGGGAGAGCGGCGCCCGTGTCGTCGACCAGCCCCCCAGCGGCTACGGTGCGGCGGTTCGGCGCGCGCTGTACGAGGCGAGCAACCCTGTCCGGATCACCACCGACTGCGACGGCACTTACCCGATGGATCGGATCCCGGACTTCCTCGCGCTCATCAACGACGGGTACGACGTAGTCAGCGGGGACCGCCTGTACCACGGCGCAGACACGATGCCGGCGATGAACCGGCTCGGCAACCGCGCGTTCGCCGCGGTCGCGAGCGCGCTCGGCGGCCACACCCTCCACGACGTGACGACCGGCATGCGCGCGTACCACGAGGACGTGATACAGTCGATCCAGTGGACGGAGAACACCGGCCTGTCCGCGGAACTGCTGATCCGCCCCGCGATGCGCGGCTACCGGATCCGTCAAGAGCCCATCGAGTACGACGAGCGACTCGGCGAGACGAAACTCGACCCCTTCTCCGGCGGCGCCGAGATCGGCAAGTCGATCCTGAAGTGTTGTCTCGAGGAGCGGGTCCGGAACCGTCGATAACGGGGAGGAACCTGACAGTCGGCTTCCTCACTCGCAGGTGGAACCGGGGCGGCCGTGTCGCCATCCGAGAGAAACGTTGTTGCCGCTGTGAATCCATAGTGCACGCAGCGATAGGTATCTTCGTGTTGTCGGCCCGATAGGTGAACCCGAGTGCCCCTGCACGCGGTCGAAGACGTGGACGACGCGTACCGAGCGACGAAGGCCCTGCTGTGGCCCGTCGATCGCAGCGTGTGGCTGAAACTCGCCGTCGTGGTCCTGTTCGCCGCCGGCCCCGGCGGTGGATTCTCCGGCGCACAAACGTCCGCACCGATCGAGGGCGGCGGATCGGGGGGGTCCCCGGGAATGGGGCTTCCCGGCGGGATCCAGTCGCCGGGGGCGATCGGCGGCGCGGAGTGGCTCGTCATCGCCGCGATCGTCGGCATCATCTCGATCATCGTGCTCGGATCGCTGTTCGTCGGGTCGGTCATGGAGTTCGTCCTCGTCGAGTCGATACGCACGGAGACGGTCTCCCTGCGCGAGTACTGGGGACGCCGGTGGCCACAGGGGGTACGGCTGTTCGGCTTCCGGCTGCTGCTCGGTCTGGTGGGACTCGGCGGCCTCGCGCTCGTCGCGGCGCTGATCGTCGTCCCGCTGGTCCTCGATGTCGGAGGCGGAATCGGAGCCCCGATCCTCTCGCTGCTTGCGGTGTTGCCACTCCTCGCGGTGTTGGCACTTCTCACCGGCCTGATCGACGGCTTCACGACCGTGTTCGTGGTCCCGATCATGATCCGCGAAGAGCGAACGCTGCTCGGCGCCTGGGGTCGACTCTGGCCGACGATCACCGCCGAGCCGTGGCAGTACCTCGCGTACGTCGCGGTGAGCGTCGTGTTGTCCGTCGTCGGCGGGATCGTCTCTGCGCTGGCCGTCGGCGTCGGCGCGGTGGCGCTGTTGGTCCCCTTCGGGCTGCTCGCGGCGGGTGGCGTGTTCGTCGCGACGGCGGTCGAGCCGCTGGGCATCGGGATCGTCGTGTTCGCCGCGCTGTTGTTCGGACTCGCCCTGATCGCGGTCGCGGCTCTCGTGCAAGTGCCGATCGTCGTCTATCTCAGATACTACGCGCTGTTCGTCCTCGGGGACATCGAGGGGTCGCTCGACCTGATCACCGACCGCCGCGCGGCCGTTCGAGTCGCCGACGGCGGCACTGCTGGCGAGCGCCCCGGGAATGCCGCCGCCGACACAGACGACGGAGGGGCTGACACAGACGAGACTGAGTAAGCGTCGCGGTCGGCGACGCCGAAGCGATCACTCACGCCTCCGACGACAGCGTCACCTCGGCACCGCGGTCGACCGGCTGCTCGCCGACGCCGACCGGGACACAGCGAGTGGGGACGGGACACCGCTCGACGGTCGCCGTCAGCGCACGCGCGGTCCCGTCGATCCGCTCGTACGGGAACGACAGGCGGTAGCTGTACCCGCTCGCGGGGCCGGTGGAGACGAACACCTCCACGTCTATCTCGTCGCCGTCGTCCAGCGACAGGACGGCGCCACCGCCGTCACCCTGCCCGCCGCCGACGGTGAGGTTCTCCCCGCGGACCCGGAGTTCACCGTCGTCGACGACCATCGACAGCGACAGCGGGCCGCCGGAGTCGGTCGCAACGAGGTACGTCGACCCGCGGTCCCCGGTCACGCGGACGGTCGTTGACTCGACGGACTCCGGACGTTCCAGCGTCGCGTTCAGATAGATCCGCTCGCCGGCGACCCGTTCGACGGGCCGCACCACTCCACGGACCGTGGAATCGTCCGTCGGCACCCACGATCCGGCGTACACGTAGCGGTACAGATCTCGGTCTGGGTACGTGCGTGCGACCTCCAGTTCCCGCGTGCCCGCCAGGGCGTACACCCGGGGGCCGTCGTGGCGGGGGTCGTTGCGAAGCGCCTGGAACGGGTGGTTGAGCCACGGGCCGTACGGCGTGGGGACGAACACGACCGAGCCCGGGGGCACCGCCGCGCCGGGGTCGCCGTCGGCGACGAGCGGCCCGTAGCCGGCGCGTAGTTCCTCCGTCACTGCCTCGTTGCGTTCGACGGTGTCACCGACGGCGCCGGTGGCGACGCCGCCCGCGGCCGCGCCGGCGACGAGGAGCGTGGCCGTCGCGACCGCACGCGCGTGGCGCGGGTCGATTTCGTCCGCGCGCTCCGCGAGGAGGCCGCGCCCCCGCGCAGTCCGTCCGCGAGCGCGACGCACGCGACCGCCGCGAACACCGCCGTCGGGACGATGAGATCGTAGTGGTAGTACGGACCGAGGTAGTAGATCAGGCCGTCGGTGCGCACCTCCAGCGCGCCGAGGACGTTGAAGTTCCCCCAGAAGGCGACGTTGCCGGCGGCGACCGTGAGGAACGTCCCCGCCAGCAGCCCGCGGCGGACGCGCCTGCCGTGGAGCGCGCCGGCTTCGCGATGCGTGTCGGCGTCGCCGCCCGCGTTGCGGGCGCCCGGGACTCCACGACCGACGAGCGCGAGCCCCACGCCGGCGGCGGCCACAGTCGCGCCAAGCGACCCCGCGACGACCCAGTCGGTGAACAGCGTCTCCAGCACCAGCCGGTTCGCCTCGATTCCCAGTTCCGGCGTGTAGTCGACCTCGTGTCCGAGAATCGCGCGCTCGCCGAAGCCGATTCCGTCCTCGGGAGCGAACGCGAGATACGGGAACACGAACGGGTCGCCGGTGACGAACGCGTTGTACCCGAGCGCGGCGAGCACGCCCGCGGTTCCCAGTGTTGCGGTGATCAGACGGCGGGCGAACAGTCGACGGGCGGGTTCGGCGGCCGGTCCGTTCACGAGTCCCGCGATCGCCGGCGGAACCCGCCACGCCCCGGACCGGCTGAGCGTGACGACCGCGTGCCCGACGAACGGGAGCGCGAACAACACCGCGGTGTACGGCCGAGAAAAGAAGGCGAGGCCGACGGCCGCGCCCGCGAGCGTCGCGTCGCGGCGGCTCTCGCGTCGCTCTCCCCGCAGATACCAGACGGCGAACGCGACGTTCAGCGCTGCCGTGAGCGCGTACGGGAGGAAGACGCCGCTGTGGACGACGAACAGCGGCGTCGCGAGCAGCAGCACCCCCGCGAGCGCCCCGACGCGCGCGTCGAACAGTTCGCGGCCCAGCGCGACGGTGCCAGCGACCAATCCGGCGGCGATCCCCGCGAGCGCGACCGTGTACCCGCCCAGCAGCTTCCCGAGCGCGAACACCGTCGACGGGACGGGCGCGTACTTCGAGTAGAGGCCGCGCTCGCTCTCGACGAAGAACCACGGTCGGAACGCGTCCTCGACCGGTGGCCGGAGGAAGACCTGCCCGGACAGGAGCATGTCAGCCTGCTGGAGGTAGACGCCCTCGTCGTGGTTGAGCGAGCGAAACGGGAACACGCCGGCTGCGACCGCGAACGCGACGGCGGCGCCGACGAACGCGAGGACGATCGCGGCGACGCGGCCGGCGTCGAATCGATCTCGGAGTGTCGGCGCGTCGGTCATCTACTCGGCGGGATACCACGCGAGCGCGTGGTCGGCGACGAGCGTCACCGCGACGGGTTCGCCCACGTCGAACTCCTCAGTGTGGTTGTGGAGGCAGCGCAGGACAGTCCCGTCGTTGAGCTTCACGTGGTACACGAACGATGGGCCGGTGTACTGTCGGCGGACCACCTCGCCGTCGGCGTCGCCGTCGGCGACCGGGGTGGCGCGGAGGTCGTCCGGTCGAACCAGCACGTCGACGTGGCTGCCGACGTAGCCGTCGCCCAGTCCCTTCAGCAGGTCGCTGTCGTACGATCCGACGGTCGTCTCGATCTGGCGTTCGCCGACCCGTGCGGGGAGGAAACTCGCCTGTCCGAGGAACGAGGCGACGAACCGGGAGGTCGGGTGTTCGAACACCTCGCCCGGGTCGCCGACCTGCTCGACCGTACCGTCGTTGACGACGGCGACGCGGTCGGAGATTGACAGCGCCTCCTCCTGATCGTGGGTGACCGAGACGGCGGTCACGCCCGTCTCGTCGAGGATCCGTTTCACCTCCTCGCGCATCCGAACCCGAAGGCTCACGTCGAGGTTCGAGAACGGTTCGTCGAGCAGCAACACGTCCGGCTCCGGGGCGAGCGACCGCGCGAGGGCAACCCGCTGGCGTTGCCCGCCCGACAGATCTGTCACCGAGCGATCGCCGTAGTCACCGAGCCCGACCAGATCCAGTAGGTCCGCCACCCGATCGTCGGCGGTCTCGGAGTCCGGGTCGTCGAGCCCGAACGCGATATTCTCGGCGACAGTGAGGTGCGGGAACAGCGCGAACTCTTGGAACACGAGTCCCACGTCGCGCTCCTCGGGCGGGGTCGCCGCCCCGTCGCCCGCCACCACGTCGCCGGCGACGGAGATTGTGCCGTCGGAGGGCGTCTCCAGCCCGGCGATCATTCGCAGCGTCGTCGTCTTGCCACAGCCGGACGGGCCAAGCAGGGTGACAAGTTCGCCCTCACGGACGGTCAGATCGAGGCCCGAGACCGCCGTCTCTGAGCCGTACCGCTTGACAACGTTCTCGAGTTCCAAGACCGGCTTTCCCGTCGGTCCGGCCGCGTCGCTGACGGCGTCACCGACGACGGGGTCTGACGATTCGTCGCCGCTCGAACTCGGTGCAGCGCCGTCGGGCGCGCCCACGGCCGTCCCGCCGTCGGCTCGCTCGGGTCGGCTGGCGTCTCGATCGGCGTCGTGTGTGTCGTCATGCATCGTCTGAACGGGTGAGCAGCGGTACCATCGAAAGGCCGGAGACGGCCACTAACACGAGCGCCGGCAGGGCGGCGCGACCGTAGTACCCGGCTTCCTGAACACGCCAGATGTAGGTCACTATCGTTGTAAACCCTGTCGGATGCAGAATGAGCGTCGTGTCCAACTCCTTCATCGTCGTGAGGAACACGAGCGCGGCCCCCGCGACCAGCCCCGGGGAGATGAGCGGCAGCGTCACCCGACGGAACGCGCCGCGGGGGTCCTCGCCCAGCAATCGGGCGGCGCCGACGAGGTCGCGGTCGACGCCGAGCACGGACGACCGCGTCGACCCGACCGCCTGCGGGAGGAACCGGACGACGTACGCGAACACTAACAGCGGCAGCGACTGGTACACCACCCGGGCCGCGTTGGCGCCGAACGTCTCCAGCAGCCACCGGCTGGAGAAGAACACGAGCGCCAGCCCGAGGACGACCCCGGGCATCGCGTACCCGAGGTACGTCGCGCGATCGACCGCCTTCGCCAACAGCGAGTTCGACCGCCCGGCGTAGTAGGCGACCGGAAGCGCGAGCACCACCGTAGCGGCCGCCGTCAGGACGGCGACGTACGCCGAGTTCGTCGCGAACTCGGGCCGGAACGCGAGGCCACCCCCGCTGTACCCCGGCCCGGAGCGCACGAGCCACATCGTGAGGATGCCTACCGGGAGCGCCAGCGTGAACAGACTCACGAACGCGGGGACGGCCGCCGCGAGCCAGCGGAACGGGCCCAGCGAGACGACCGTCTTCACCGACGAGGGCGTCCCGTACCCCGCGGCGGTGTCGCCGCTGACGCGCGATTCCAGCGAGAGGATCACCGCAGTGACGGCGAGGAGCTGTATCGACAGCATCGTCGCGTTCGACCGCCCGACGCCGAAACTGTTCAACTCGACGTAGATCACGCGGGTGAACACGTCGAGGCGCATGATCGCGGGCGTTCCGAAGTCCGAGAGCGTGTACAGCGCGACCAACAGCGCGCCCGCGGTCACCCCCGGCGCGATCTGCGGCAGGATCACCCGCCGGAACGCCTGCGGATAGCTGTGGTTGAGCGTGCGGGCCGCCTCCAGCTGCGTCGTGTCGAACGAGAGCAGCGACGCGCGCGTCGTGAGGAACACGTACGGGTACGTGAACAGCGTCAACACGAGCGTCGTGCCGCCGAGCCCGTACACCGTCGGGATGTAGGGATTCACGAACCCAAGTCCGTACTGAGCGAACAGATCCGGCAGCGCGCCGC from Halobaculum halobium carries:
- a CDS encoding inorganic phosphate transporter: MVELLLLIGVVVSMFVGYNIGGSTTGPAFGPAVGAGAVSKSTAAALMTTFFFIGAWTIGRRVVDTLGSDLVTSSGVFTLETSIGVLFFIGLALFVGNVFGVPASTSMTAVGAIAGLGVANNALDWAVMGGIVIWWVVAPVIGFWVSLIIGRYFYARLDGMLAMGQTEGAVLDVDRTDGVIPSVSINDDASRREAIGVAAVIVIGCLMAFSSGTSNIANAIAPLVGAGALEMNPGIIIGGLAVGVGSFTIARRTLDTMGSDITELPLTAAIIVATVSAALVVFLSFIGIPASFVVIATMSIIGLGWGRATRPITVSDAVRGEADETPPVSVHALAADGDGESAPPIGEEDPADIPSPGELFDPATTARVVVMQNVVPLISTVGAFLTFRYAPFF
- a CDS encoding dolichyl-phosphate hexose transferase, encoding MDQRSYDLDDVSVVMGAYNEAEAIGPVLDDIEAATDGRAEVVVVDSSDDGTGDIARESGARVVDQPPSGYGAAVRRALYEASNPVRITTDCDGTYPMDRIPDFLALINDGYDVVSGDRLYHGADTMPAMNRLGNRAFAAVASALGGHTLHDVTTGMRAYHEDVIQSIQWTENTGLSAELLIRPAMRGYRIRQEPIEYDERLGETKLDPFSGGAEIGKSILKCCLEERVRNRR
- a CDS encoding DUF7544 domain-containing protein; this encodes MPLHAVEDVDDAYRATKALLWPVDRSVWLKLAVVVLFAAGPGGGFSGAQTSAPIEGGGSGGSPGMGLPGGIQSPGAIGGAEWLVIAAIVGIISIIVLGSLFVGSVMEFVLVESIRTETVSLREYWGRRWPQGVRLFGFRLLLGLVGLGGLALVAALIVVPLVLDVGGGIGAPILSLLAVLPLLAVLALLTGLIDGFTTVFVVPIMIREERTLLGAWGRLWPTITAEPWQYLAYVAVSVVLSVVGGIVSALAVGVGAVALLVPFGLLAAGGVFVATAVEPLGIGIVVFAALLFGLALIAVAALVQVPIVVYLRYYALFVLGDIEGSLDLITDRRAAVRVADGGTAGERPGNAAADTDDGGADTDETE
- a CDS encoding ArnT family glycosyltransferase — its product is MTDAPTLRDRFDAGRVAAIVLAFVGAAVAFAVAAGVFPFRSLNHDEGVYLQQADMLLSGQVFLRPPVEDAFRPWFFVESERGLYSKYAPVPSTVFALGKLLGGYTVALAGIAAGLVAGTVALGRELFDARVGALAGVLLLATPLFVVHSGVFLPYALTAALNVAFAVWYLRGERRESRRDATLAGAAVGLAFFSRPYTAVLFALPFVGHAVVTLSRSGAWRVPPAIAGLVNGPAAEPARRLFARRLITATLGTAGVLAALGYNAFVTGDPFVFPYLAFAPEDGIGFGERAILGHEVDYTPELGIEANRLVLETLFTDWVVAGSLGATVAAAGVGLALVGRGVPGARNAGGDADTHREAGALHGRRVRRGLLAGTFLTVAAGNVAFWGNFNVLGALEVRTDGLIYYLGPYYHYDLIVPTAVFAAVACVALADGLRGGAASSRSARTKSTRATRVRSRRPRSSSPARPRAASPPAPSVTPSNATRQ
- a CDS encoding ABC transporter ATP-binding protein; translated protein: MHDDTHDADRDASRPERADGGTAVGAPDGAAPSSSGDESSDPVVGDAVSDAAGPTGKPVLELENVVKRYGSETAVSGLDLTVREGELVTLLGPSGCGKTTTLRMIAGLETPSDGTISVAGDVVAGDGAATPPEERDVGLVFQEFALFPHLTVAENIAFGLDDPDSETADDRVADLLDLVGLGDYGDRSVTDLSGGQRQRVALARSLAPEPDVLLLDEPFSNLDVSLRVRMREEVKRILDETGVTAVSVTHDQEEALSISDRVAVVNDGTVEQVGDPGEVFEHPTSRFVASFLGQASFLPARVGERQIETTVGSYDSDLLKGLGDGYVGSHVDVLVRPDDLRATPVADGDADGEVVRRQYTGPSFVYHVKLNDGTVLRCLHNHTEEFDVGEPVAVTLVADHALAWYPAE
- a CDS encoding ABC transporter permease, with the translated sequence MAPGEGFGRVRGLFASDDDQPSVAVVLLAAGVAAAVLSPLLWLFISASELALADALSLLTSETTTEVLVNSLALVGLVTGASIALGVPLAVLTVQTDLPFRRFWTVLAALPLVVPSYIGAFAYVSAFGPSGALPDLFAQYGLGFVNPYIPTVYGLGGTTLVLTLFTYPYVFLTTRASLLSFDTTQLEAARTLNHSYPQAFRRVILPQIAPGVTAGALLVALYTLSDFGTPAIMRLDVFTRVIYVELNSFGVGRSNATMLSIQLLAVTAVILSLESRVSGDTAAGYGTPSSVKTVVSLGPFRWLAAAVPAFVSLFTLALPVGILTMWLVRSGPGYSGGGLAFRPEFATNSAYVAVLTAAATVVLALPVAYYAGRSNSLLAKAVDRATYLGYAMPGVVLGLALVFFSSRWLLETFGANAARVVYQSLPLLVFAYVVRFLPQAVGSTRSSVLGVDRDLVGAARLLGEDPRGAFRRVTLPLISPGLVAGAALVFLTTMKELDTTLILHPTGFTTIVTYIWRVQEAGYYGRAALPALVLVAVSGLSMVPLLTRSDDA